One Ranitomeya variabilis isolate aRanVar5 chromosome 5, aRanVar5.hap1, whole genome shotgun sequence DNA window includes the following coding sequences:
- the LOC143775592 gene encoding transient receptor potential cation channel subfamily M member 1-like isoform X1 — protein MYIRVSYDTKPDSLLHLMVKEWQLELPKLLISVHGGLQNFEMQPKLKQVFGKGLIKAAMTTGAWIFTGGVSTGVIRHVGDALKDHSSKSRGRICAIGIAPWGIVENKEDLIGKDVTKPYQTMSNPLSKLSVLNNTHTHFILADNGTLGKYGAEVKLRRQLEKHISLQKINTRLGQGVPVVALIVEGGPNVISIVLECLREEPPIPVVICDGSGRASDILSFAHKYSEEAGIISESLRDQLLVTIQKTFNYSRNQAHQLLVVLMECMRKKELVRMTNHAIH, from the exons ATG TACATCCGGGTTTCTTACGATACAAAACCTGACTCTTTGCTTCACCTCATGGTAAAAGAGTGGCAGCTAGAACTTCCTAAACTTCTAATCTCTGTACATGGTGGACTGCAGAACTTTGAAATGCAGCCAAAGCTAAAACAAGTATTTGGAAAAGGGTTAATCAAAGCTGCCATGACCACAGGGGCCTGGATATTTACTGGGGGTGTCAGTACAG GTGTAATTCGTCATGTGGGTGATGCCTTGAAAGACCACTCTTCCAAGTCCAGAGGAAGAATATGTGCCATAGGAATTGCTCCTTGGGGAATTGTGGAGAACAAGGAGGATCTTATAGGAAAAGAT GTAACAAAACCTTATCAAACAATGTCCAATCCTCTGAGTAAACTTTCTGTGCTGAATAACACTCACACACACTTCATATTAGCGGATAATGGAACGCTTGGAAAATACGGAGCAGAGGTGAAATTAAGGCGGCAGTTAGAAAAACACATATCACTTCAGAAAATCAATACGA GACTAGGACAAGGTGTGCCAGTAGTCGCACTTATCGTGGAAGGGGGTCCCAACGTCATCTCCATTGTCCTTGAATGCCTGCGTGAAGAGCCACCTATCCCTGTAGTTATCTGTGATGGAAGTGGTCGAGCCTCTGACATACTGTCATTTGCCCACAAATACTCAGAAGAAGCAGG GATAATCAGTGAATCTCTTCGTGATCAGCTTCTTGTTACCATTCAGAAAACCTTTAACTACAGTCGGAACCAGGCTCACCAGCTCCTCGTTGTCTTAATGGAATGTATGAGGAAAAAGGAACTGGTAAGAATGACTAATCATGCAATACACTAG
- the LOC143775592 gene encoding transient receptor potential cation channel subfamily M member 1-like isoform X2 codes for MYIRVSYDTKPDSLLHLMVKEWQLELPKLLISVHGGLQNFEMQPKLKQVFGKGLIKAAMTTGAWIFTGGVSTGVIRHVGDALKDHSSKSRGRICAIGIAPWGIVENKEDLIGKDVTKPYQTMSNPLSKLSVLNNTHTHFILADNGTLGKYGAEVKLRRQLEKHISLQKINTRLGQGVPVVALIVEGGPNVISIVLECLREEPPIPVVICDGSGRASDILSFAHKYSEEAG; via the exons ATG TACATCCGGGTTTCTTACGATACAAAACCTGACTCTTTGCTTCACCTCATGGTAAAAGAGTGGCAGCTAGAACTTCCTAAACTTCTAATCTCTGTACATGGTGGACTGCAGAACTTTGAAATGCAGCCAAAGCTAAAACAAGTATTTGGAAAAGGGTTAATCAAAGCTGCCATGACCACAGGGGCCTGGATATTTACTGGGGGTGTCAGTACAG GTGTAATTCGTCATGTGGGTGATGCCTTGAAAGACCACTCTTCCAAGTCCAGAGGAAGAATATGTGCCATAGGAATTGCTCCTTGGGGAATTGTGGAGAACAAGGAGGATCTTATAGGAAAAGAT GTAACAAAACCTTATCAAACAATGTCCAATCCTCTGAGTAAACTTTCTGTGCTGAATAACACTCACACACACTTCATATTAGCGGATAATGGAACGCTTGGAAAATACGGAGCAGAGGTGAAATTAAGGCGGCAGTTAGAAAAACACATATCACTTCAGAAAATCAATACGA GACTAGGACAAGGTGTGCCAGTAGTCGCACTTATCGTGGAAGGGGGTCCCAACGTCATCTCCATTGTCCTTGAATGCCTGCGTGAAGAGCCACCTATCCCTGTAGTTATCTGTGATGGAAGTGGTCGAGCCTCTGACATACTGTCATTTGCCCACAAATACTCAGAAGAAGCAGGGTAG